The Kineothrix sp. MB12-C1 genome includes a window with the following:
- a CDS encoding DUF4446 family protein produces MNSELLTYMGLSNMDFGYVFLGMIIIILILIILVIIQMITTSKLKKKYLKFMQGKDAKNLEKDIIGLYEDNKFIKAAAEKNKKDIKDLYKKLQSAFQKLGIVKYDAFRHMGGQLSFSLALLDEDDNGFILNSVHSTEGCYSYTKEVKGGKCSILLSEEEKQALDMAMGIES; encoded by the coding sequence GTGAATAGTGAATTATTAACCTATATGGGACTGAGTAATATGGATTTTGGTTATGTTTTTCTGGGAATGATTATTATAATTTTAATATTAATAATATTAGTAATCATTCAAATGATTACCACTTCCAAATTAAAAAAGAAATACTTAAAATTTATGCAAGGCAAAGATGCAAAGAACCTAGAAAAAGATATTATAGGATTGTATGAAGATAATAAATTTATAAAAGCAGCTGCAGAAAAAAATAAAAAAGATATAAAGGATTTATATAAAAAACTACAATCTGCTTTCCAAAAACTAGGTATAGTAAAGTATGATGCTTTTCGTCATATGGGTGGTCAATTGAGTTTCAGCTTAGCATTATTAGATGAAGATGATAATGGTTTTATTCTCAATTCTGTTCATAGTACAGAAGGATGTTATTCATATACAAAGGAAGTAAAAGGGGGAAAATGTTCAATTCTATTGAGTGAGGAAGAAAAACAGGCTCTTGATATGGCGATGGGGATAGAGAGTTAG
- the mnmG gene encoding tRNA uridine-5-carboxymethylaminomethyl(34) synthesis enzyme MnmG, whose amino-acid sequence MSVTGLREKVDVCIVGAGHAGCEAALACARLGLETVIFTVSVDSIALMACNPNIGGTSKGHLVREIDALGGEMGKNIDKTFIQSKMLNLSKGPAVHSLRAQADKLEYSNLMRKVLENQDNITIKQAEVCELLVEDVDNLSESDELVDSSSDNIVREGKRKIVGIKTFTGTIYECKAVILCTGTYLNGRCLCGESITYTGPNGLQSANHLTDSMKKLGIEMRRFKTGTPARMDKRSLDFSKMEEQFGDKKVVPFSFSTNPEDVQIDQVSCWLTYTNKNTHEIIKGNLDRSPIYAGIIEGTGPRYCPSIEDKVVKFADKERHQVFIEPEGLYTNEVYVGGMSSSLPEDVQIAMYRTVPGLENCKIVRNAYAIEYDCINPRQLFPTLEFKNISGLFSAGQSNGSSGYEEAAAQGLIAGINASLSILNKEQLIIDRSEAYIGVLIDDLVTKDNLEPYRMMTSRAEYRLILRQDNADLRLREKGYRVGLISKEVYEATLSKKELIEKEVNRLKNTTVGASKGIQEFLTEHGSSTLKTGTNMAELLCRPELSYEILSVIDKGREILPVDVIEQVEIEIKYEGYISRQLKQVEQFKKIEKKKIPLDLNYDDVRSLRLEARQKLDSYRPVSIGQASRISGVSPADISVLLVYLEQYNKYK is encoded by the coding sequence ATGTCTGTAACAGGATTAAGAGAAAAAGTGGATGTTTGTATAGTAGGTGCAGGACATGCTGGTTGTGAAGCGGCACTTGCTTGCGCGCGCCTTGGGTTAGAGACAGTTATTTTTACCGTGAGTGTAGATAGCATAGCTCTTATGGCATGTAATCCGAATATAGGAGGAACCTCCAAGGGACATCTTGTAAGAGAAATCGATGCTCTTGGTGGTGAAATGGGGAAGAATATAGATAAGACATTTATACAATCTAAGATGTTGAATTTATCTAAAGGGCCGGCAGTTCATTCTCTTAGAGCTCAGGCAGATAAATTGGAATATTCTAACTTAATGCGTAAGGTTCTGGAGAATCAGGATAATATTACAATTAAGCAAGCAGAAGTGTGTGAACTTCTTGTTGAAGATGTGGATAACCTTTCTGAAAGTGATGAACTTGTGGATAGTAGTTCAGATAATATAGTAAGGGAAGGAAAAAGAAAGATTGTTGGTATTAAAACATTTACAGGCACTATTTATGAATGTAAGGCTGTAATTCTTTGTACCGGTACTTATTTAAATGGAAGATGTCTTTGCGGAGAAAGCATTACTTATACAGGACCCAATGGTTTACAATCAGCAAATCATTTAACTGATTCCATGAAGAAACTTGGAATTGAAATGAGGAGATTTAAAACTGGTACCCCGGCGAGAATGGATAAGAGGAGTCTCGATTTTTCGAAGATGGAGGAACAGTTCGGAGATAAAAAGGTAGTTCCTTTTTCGTTTTCTACTAATCCGGAAGATGTGCAGATAGATCAAGTTTCTTGCTGGCTTACCTACACAAATAAGAATACTCATGAAATTATAAAAGGAAACTTGGACCGCTCTCCTATTTATGCAGGAATTATTGAGGGGACAGGTCCCAGGTATTGTCCTTCGATTGAAGATAAGGTCGTAAAGTTCGCAGATAAGGAAAGACATCAGGTTTTTATTGAACCGGAAGGACTTTATACGAATGAAGTATATGTAGGGGGAATGTCCTCTTCTCTTCCTGAAGATGTTCAGATCGCTATGTATCGAACGGTCCCGGGACTTGAGAATTGTAAGATAGTTAGGAACGCTTACGCGATTGAATATGACTGTATTAATCCGAGACAGCTATTTCCTACTTTGGAATTTAAAAATATATCCGGACTTTTCAGTGCAGGACAATCTAATGGAAGCAGCGGATATGAAGAAGCGGCAGCACAGGGTTTAATTGCCGGGATTAATGCATCGCTTTCTATTCTTAATAAAGAACAATTAATAATAGATCGTTCGGAAGCATATATAGGTGTATTGATTGATGATCTTGTGACAAAAGATAACTTAGAACCTTATAGAATGATGACTTCCAGGGCTGAATATCGATTGATTCTTCGACAAGATAATGCGGATTTACGTCTTAGAGAAAAGGGATATCGAGTAGGACTTATTTCTAAGGAAGTTTATGAGGCTACGCTTTCTAAGAAGGAATTAATAGAGAAAGAAGTTAATCGGTTAAAAAATACTACTGTTGGCGCTTCTAAAGGAATTCAGGAATTTTTAACGGAGCATGGAAGTTCTACTTTGAAGACAGGAACAAATATGGCTGAACTTTTATGCCGGCCGGAACTTTCTTATGAAATCTTATCTGTAATTGATAAAGGAAGAGAAATTTTACCTGTAGATGTAATAGAACAGGTGGAAATTGAGATTAAATATGAAGGATATATTTCCAGACAGTTGAAGCAGGTGGAACAATTTAAAAAGATTGAGAAGAAGAAGATTCCTTTGGATTTGAACTATGATGATGTGAGAAGTCTTCGTTTGGAAGCCAGACAGAAGTTAGATTCTTATAGGCCAGTATCTATAGGCCAGGCTTCTAGAATCTCAGGAGTTTCTCCGGCAGATATATCGGTGCTTTTGGTTTATTTGGAGCAGTACAATAAATATAAATAA
- a CDS encoding response regulator — MCVNVMLVDDHILMREGIKNLLEFDGEMKVISEASDGIDCLNNLQEVIPDIVLLDINMPNKNGLDVLRDIKEQKIPVKVLILTVHNEVEYLLKAVDIGANGYIMKDSESIELKKAIYYILNGESYIQPSLIPALNARLVNRDTEKEKIEQLTKRELEVLIQVASGMFNKEIALRLDISERTVKNHISNIFKKIEVNDRTQAAVFAIKNNLIQLY, encoded by the coding sequence ATGTGTGTTAATGTAATGTTGGTAGATGACCATATATTAATGAGAGAAGGTATTAAGAATTTATTAGAATTTGATGGAGAAATGAAAGTAATTTCTGAAGCATCAGACGGAATCGATTGTTTGAATAATTTACAAGAAGTTATTCCCGATATTGTTCTGTTAGATATTAATATGCCTAATAAAAATGGTCTTGATGTACTGAGAGATATTAAAGAACAAAAGATACCGGTAAAGGTACTAATATTAACAGTTCATAATGAAGTAGAATATTTATTAAAAGCAGTTGATATTGGAGCAAATGGTTATATAATGAAAGATTCTGAATCGATAGAGTTAAAGAAAGCAATTTATTATATTCTAAACGGTGAAAGTTATATACAGCCAAGTTTAATTCCTGCTTTAAATGCAAGATTAGTAAATCGTGATACAGAGAAAGAGAAAATTGAACAATTAACCAAAAGGGAATTGGAAGTACTAATTCAAGTAGCCAGTGGTATGTTTAATAAAGAAATTGCTCTTAGATTAGATATTAGTGAACGAACTGTTAAAAATCATATATCTAATATTTTTAAAAAAATCGAGGTTAACGACAGAACACAGGCGGCTGTATTTGCCATTAAAAATAACTTAATTCAGTTATACTAA
- the serS gene encoding serine--tRNA ligase: MIDIKFLRENPELVKENMKKKYQESKLGLVDEVIALDLESRKTQQEADDLRANRNKISKEIGALMSQGKREEAEEKKAEVAAGAKRLAELEEIEKELEEKIIKAMMTIPNMIDPSVPIGKDDSDNVEIEKYGEPIVPDFEIPYHTEIMENLKGIDLDSARKVAGNGFYYLLGDIARLHSAVISYARDFMIERGFTYCIPPFMIRSNVVTGVMSFAEMEAMMYKIEGEDLYLIGTSEHSMIGKFIDTIVPEAELPHTLTSYSPCFRKEKGAHGLEERGVYRIHQFEKQEMVVVCKPEESPMWFEKLWQNTVDLFRSMDIPVRTIECCSGDLADLKVKSYDVEAWSPRQKKYFEVGSCSNLGDAQARRLKIRVNGEDGKYFAHTLNNTVVAPPRMLIAFLENNLQEDGSVRIPEVLRPYMGGKDKIC; this comes from the coding sequence ATGATTGACATCAAATTTTTACGAGAGAATCCAGAATTAGTTAAAGAAAATATGAAAAAGAAATATCAAGAAAGTAAGCTTGGCCTGGTGGATGAAGTAATTGCTCTCGATCTGGAGAGTAGAAAGACACAGCAGGAAGCAGATGACTTGAGGGCAAATCGGAATAAGATTTCTAAAGAAATCGGTGCATTGATGTCACAGGGAAAGAGAGAAGAAGCAGAGGAGAAAAAAGCAGAAGTTGCTGCCGGAGCAAAACGCTTGGCGGAGCTTGAGGAAATAGAAAAAGAACTTGAAGAAAAAATAATCAAAGCTATGATGACAATTCCTAATATGATCGATCCCAGTGTACCGATTGGAAAAGATGATTCCGACAATGTAGAAATAGAAAAATATGGAGAACCAATCGTTCCTGATTTCGAAATTCCTTATCACACAGAAATTATGGAAAATCTGAAAGGTATTGATTTAGATAGTGCACGAAAGGTAGCAGGTAATGGATTCTATTATTTATTAGGAGATATTGCGAGGCTTCATTCTGCAGTAATTTCTTATGCAAGAGACTTTATGATTGAAAGAGGTTTCACATATTGCATCCCTCCTTTTATGATTAGAAGTAATGTAGTGACCGGTGTTATGAGCTTTGCTGAAATGGAAGCAATGATGTATAAGATTGAGGGAGAAGATTTATACTTAATTGGAACATCTGAGCATTCCATGATTGGTAAGTTTATAGATACCATTGTGCCGGAGGCAGAGCTTCCTCATACATTAACGAGCTATTCCCCTTGCTTCAGAAAAGAAAAAGGGGCTCATGGCTTGGAAGAACGCGGAGTTTATAGAATCCATCAGTTTGAGAAACAGGAAATGGTAGTTGTATGTAAGCCGGAAGAATCACCGATGTGGTTTGAAAAGTTATGGCAAAATACAGTGGATTTATTCCGCTCTATGGATATTCCCGTAAGGACGATCGAATGCTGCTCCGGAGATTTGGCTGATCTTAAAGTGAAATCCTATGATGTAGAAGCATGGTCTCCAAGACAAAAGAAATATTTTGAAGTCGGAAGCTGCTCGAATCTGGGAGATGCTCAGGCGAGAAGATTAAAAATTCGTGTAAATGGAGAAGACGGAAAGTATTTCGCGCATACACTAAATAATACAGTAGTTGCTCCTCCGAGAATGCTTATTGCCTTTTTGGAAAATAACTTACAGGAAGATGGTTCTGTGAGAATTCCAGAGGTATTACGTCCTTATATGGGAGGTAAAGATAAAATTTGTTAG
- a CDS encoding sensor histidine kinase, translated as MSIELYASLKEMYDSFLKEQNELEEKINENDNQYYNRIELLDSRIKTLGFILNFINSNNLLHKDCSENVEDFKALKNKSTFDKEDIRKRRQILDIQEKERQRIARDLHDTSLQNLAHLIHKVELSSLYMDEDIIKARLELESVNKNLKSIIQEIRNTIFDLRPMIFDDLGLKASFERLFSKMKKTSGLDIQYKIEEIGCENSLVLMNIFRIVEECMNNAMKHSKGSKIIFSLKHEEDNCLISVKDNGVGFDYNYVFSEKEGHFGMRILSERVDLLSGVINIDSNPGMGTTVYVVIPLSF; from the coding sequence ATGTCGATTGAATTATATGCAAGCTTGAAGGAAATGTATGATAGTTTTTTAAAAGAGCAAAATGAATTAGAAGAAAAGATAAATGAAAATGATAATCAATATTATAATAGAATTGAGCTTTTGGATTCTAGAATAAAAACTTTAGGTTTTATATTGAATTTTATCAATTCAAATAATTTGCTTCATAAGGATTGCTCTGAGAATGTAGAGGATTTTAAAGCCCTAAAAAATAAATCAACATTTGATAAAGAAGATATTAGAAAAAGACGGCAAATATTAGATATTCAAGAAAAAGAAAGACAGAGAATAGCAAGAGATCTTCATGATACTTCTCTCCAGAATCTAGCCCATCTTATTCATAAAGTAGAATTATCTTCTTTATATATGGATGAAGATATTATTAAAGCTAGATTGGAATTGGAATCTGTGAATAAAAACTTAAAATCTATTATTCAAGAAATAAGGAATACCATATTTGATCTTCGCCCAATGATTTTCGACGATTTAGGCTTAAAGGCTTCCTTTGAACGATTATTTTCTAAGATGAAGAAAACTTCCGGCTTGGATATACAATATAAAATTGAAGAAATAGGATGTGAAAATTCTCTCGTTTTAATGAATATATTTAGGATTGTTGAAGAATGCATGAATAATGCGATGAAGCACTCCAAGGGGAGTAAGATTATATTTTCATTGAAGCATGAGGAAGATAATTGTTTAATATCCGTAAAGGATAATGGAGTTGGATTTGATTATAATTATGTTTTTTCTGAGAAGGAAGGACACTTTGGAATGCGTATTTTGAGTGAACGCGTGGATTTATTATCAGGAGTAATAAATATTGATTCTAATCCTGGTATGGGAACAACGGTCTATGTAGTAATACCCCTAAGTTTTTAA
- a CDS encoding ParB/RepB/Spo0J family partition protein, whose amino-acid sequence MAARGLGKGLDALIPSSPDSKRNMAKGDKNSDATGEVKSETFVKITMVEPNREQPRKNFDEDALLELAESIKQFGLLQPILVQDRKTYYEIIAGERRWRAAKLAGLKEVPVIIRNLTEQEIVEISLIENIQREDLNPIEEALAYKRLLSEFNLKQDEVAERVSKSRTAVTNSIRLLKLCDEVQQMIINDMISTGHARAIIPIEDKEQQYTIAQKIFDEKLSVRDVEKLVKGLNKPERPKKTIEIDKNIEIIYQDIAEKLKQSLSTKVSISSKGEGIGKIEIEFYNHDDLEKITDKLIH is encoded by the coding sequence ATGGCGGCAAGAGGATTAGGTAAAGGGCTTGATGCTTTAATTCCAAGTAGTCCGGATAGTAAGAGGAATATGGCAAAAGGTGATAAAAACTCTGATGCAACAGGAGAAGTAAAATCCGAAACATTTGTAAAAATAACTATGGTGGAACCAAATAGAGAACAGCCGAGGAAAAATTTTGATGAAGATGCACTTCTTGAACTTGCAGAATCGATAAAACAGTTTGGTTTATTACAACCTATTCTTGTTCAAGATAGAAAGACTTATTATGAAATAATTGCTGGAGAAAGAAGATGGAGAGCTGCTAAATTAGCAGGATTAAAAGAAGTTCCGGTTATTATAAGAAATTTAACAGAACAAGAAATAGTTGAAATCTCTCTTATTGAAAATATTCAGAGAGAAGACTTGAATCCTATTGAAGAAGCTTTAGCATATAAGAGGTTGTTAAGTGAATTCAATTTAAAACAGGATGAAGTGGCGGAAAGGGTATCTAAGAGTAGAACTGCTGTAACAAATTCAATCAGATTATTGAAGCTTTGTGATGAAGTACAGCAGATGATTATTAATGATATGATTTCTACGGGACATGCCAGAGCTATTATTCCAATAGAGGATAAAGAACAACAATATACAATTGCACAAAAAATATTTGATGAGAAGTTAAGTGTTAGAGATGTGGAAAAGCTGGTAAAAGGTTTAAACAAACCAGAAAGACCGAAGAAGACAATAGAAATTGATAAAAATATAGAAATTATTTATCAAGATATTGCGGAAAAGTTAAAACAATCGCTTAGTACGAAAGTATCCATTTCATCAAAGGGAGAAGGAATTGGTAAAATAGAAATTGAATTCTATAATCATGATGACTTGGAAAAAATTACAGATAAACTAATACATTGA
- the rsmG gene encoding 16S rRNA (guanine(527)-N(7))-methyltransferase RsmG: MDKNFGHYDLKQFMEDLEELNIPLSDQQISQFIKYYELLIEWNSFMNLTAITDFDEILKKHFIDSLSIVKAFDEMKEDIRSKKVRLIDVGTGAGFPGIPLKIAFPNFDITLLDSLHKRIKFLDEVVNQLSLVRISPIHGRAEDYAKPDKLREKYDLCVSRAVANLSTLSEYCLPFVKKEGLFISYKSEKLIEELREAEKAVSILGGKIENQIYFPLPSSDINRNLLIIKKIKNTPSKFPRKAGLPAKEPIRV; the protein is encoded by the coding sequence ATGGATAAGAATTTCGGTCATTATGATTTGAAACAATTTATGGAAGATTTAGAAGAGCTTAATATTCCATTGAGTGATCAGCAGATTTCACAATTTATTAAGTATTATGAATTACTTATAGAATGGAATTCCTTTATGAACCTGACGGCAATTACTGATTTCGATGAGATTCTTAAGAAACATTTCATCGATAGTCTTTCTATTGTGAAGGCTTTCGATGAAATGAAGGAAGATATAAGAAGCAAGAAAGTTAGATTAATTGATGTTGGGACCGGTGCAGGATTTCCAGGAATTCCTTTGAAGATTGCATTTCCTAATTTTGATATTACTCTTTTGGACTCTCTTCATAAAAGGATTAAGTTTCTGGATGAAGTGGTAAATCAACTGAGCCTTGTTAGGATAAGTCCTATTCATGGACGTGCAGAAGATTATGCGAAACCCGATAAGTTAAGGGAAAAATATGATTTATGTGTCTCCAGAGCAGTTGCTAATCTTTCTACTCTATCGGAGTATTGCCTCCCTTTTGTGAAAAAAGAAGGTTTGTTTATTTCCTATAAGTCAGAGAAATTAATAGAAGAATTAAGAGAAGCAGAAAAGGCTGTATCGATTCTTGGAGGAAAAATAGAGAATCAAATTTATTTTCCTCTTCCATCTTCCGATATTAATAGAAATCTCCTTATAATAAAGAAGATAAAAAATACGCCATCTAAATTTCCCAGAAAAGCAGGACTCCCTGCAAAGGAGCCCATTCGAGTTTAG
- a CDS encoding alpha/beta fold hydrolase yields MKQRLQSFVILSSLTAIVIHIINRIYHSFHTAGNYLRYPKNNYYEWRFGKIRYTKKGTGSPILLIHDLKAGSSVYEFNKIINALSKDHEVYCIDLLGYGMSDKPNMTYTNYLYVQLVIDFIKNVICKKVDIIATGDSVSITVMACHNDPEVIDKMLFINPQNLYESNQIPSKQTKTFKLLLDTPIIGTFTYNLLTNKSSLEKVFKEEYFYNPLNIEERDILAYLESSHLPEYTSKYVYSSHIGKYMNANIVHALKEINHSIYIIGGDKESDIHTTIENYKYYNSAIESMCIPYTKHLPHLEAPDKTIKCILLFLS; encoded by the coding sequence ATGAAACAAAGATTACAATCTTTTGTTATTTTATCGAGTTTAACAGCTATCGTAATTCATATTATAAATCGTATTTATCACTCTTTTCATACTGCCGGAAATTATCTCCGCTATCCTAAAAATAATTATTATGAATGGCGCTTCGGAAAAATACGCTATACAAAAAAGGGTACCGGTTCTCCTATCCTGCTAATTCACGATTTAAAAGCAGGAAGCTCTGTTTATGAATTTAATAAAATTATCAATGCTTTATCCAAAGATCACGAAGTATATTGTATTGACTTGCTAGGATATGGTATGTCGGACAAACCTAATATGACTTATACCAATTATTTATATGTACAACTTGTCATTGATTTTATTAAAAATGTTATCTGTAAAAAAGTAGACATTATTGCTACAGGAGATTCCGTTTCTATTACTGTTATGGCATGCCATAATGACCCGGAAGTAATTGATAAAATGCTCTTCATCAATCCTCAGAATTTATATGAATCTAACCAGATTCCATCGAAACAGACTAAGACCTTTAAATTATTATTAGATACTCCTATTATAGGAACATTTACTTATAATCTTCTGACAAATAAATCTTCCTTGGAGAAAGTATTTAAAGAAGAATATTTCTATAATCCATTAAATATAGAAGAAAGGGATATTCTCGCCTATTTAGAATCCTCTCACCTTCCGGAATATACATCGAAATATGTATATTCCAGTCATATAGGAAAATATATGAATGCCAATATCGTACATGCATTAAAAGAAATTAATCATAGCATTTATATCATTGGGGGAGATAAAGAAAGCGATATCCATACAACGATAGAAAACTATAAATATTATAACAGTGCCATCGAATCTATGTGTATTCCATATACCAAACATCTCCCTCATCTGGAGGCACCGGATAAAACCATTAAATGTATTCTCTTATTTTTATCATAA
- a CDS encoding HD-GYP domain-containing protein has protein sequence MKVCKIEDLSGGEVLSRAVLTSNYRILLAEGTILRKEYIEKLNELGVSEVYIRDQINTEEVVLLKNKMEIDFKDKVRTVMEKHTYTDSKELVELSKVADNIINNILEEEEVIERVYDIKERSEDLYEHSINICSMAILTSLKMKIPQKKIHDISVASLLHDLGHRYLIINYANQDVNELPAIELAEYKKHPIYGYSALKREPWISELSKTIILYHHEKLDGSGYPLRATDIPLEARIVNVCDSFDEMICGIGCKRTRVYEAIEHLKKNKNILYDGRIVDAFLQFAAVYPVGSYVLTNEKEIGIVLRQNKNNPDKPFIKIIFDDKGERILHDIVKDLSVISNIYIEKVIEDIK, from the coding sequence ATGAAGGTTTGTAAAATTGAGGATTTATCTGGAGGAGAAGTTTTATCCAGAGCTGTGTTGACATCAAATTATAGGATACTTTTAGCAGAGGGAACAATTTTACGGAAAGAGTACATCGAAAAACTAAATGAGTTAGGTGTAAGTGAAGTATATATAAGAGATCAAATAAATACAGAAGAAGTAGTATTATTAAAAAATAAAATGGAAATAGATTTCAAAGATAAAGTCAGAACAGTTATGGAGAAACATACTTATACCGATAGTAAGGAATTGGTAGAGTTAAGTAAAGTTGCAGATAATATTATCAATAATATTTTGGAAGAAGAGGAAGTCATAGAAAGAGTTTACGATATTAAAGAGAGAAGTGAGGACCTCTATGAACATTCCATTAATATTTGTTCCATGGCAATATTAACTTCCCTTAAAATGAAAATACCTCAGAAGAAAATACATGATATTAGTGTAGCAAGTTTATTACATGATTTGGGGCATAGATATTTGATTATTAATTATGCTAATCAAGATGTGAATGAATTACCGGCTATAGAGTTAGCAGAATATAAGAAACACCCTATATATGGTTATTCTGCATTGAAGAGAGAACCGTGGATTTCCGAATTAAGTAAGACTATTATTTTATATCATCACGAGAAATTGGATGGTTCCGGATATCCGTTAAGAGCCACTGATATTCCATTAGAAGCAAGAATTGTAAATGTATGTGATTCTTTTGATGAAATGATCTGTGGAATAGGATGCAAGAGAACAAGAGTATATGAAGCAATAGAACATTTGAAGAAAAATAAGAATATCTTGTATGACGGAAGAATTGTAGATGCATTTCTTCAATTTGCTGCAGTGTATCCGGTAGGCTCCTATGTCCTTACAAATGAAAAAGAAATAGGAATCGTTCTAAGGCAAAATAAAAATAATCCGGATAAACCTTTTATTAAAATAATATTCGATGATAAAGGTGAAAGGATACTTCATGATATCGTTAAGGATTTATCGGTAATTAGTAATATTTATATTGAAAAAGTAATAGAAGATATTAAATAA
- a CDS encoding ParA family protein — translation MGRTIAIANQKGGVGKTTTSINLSASLADMGKKVLVIDTDPQGNTTSGFGINKNELENTVYELILGECSIQECIIKDIVPRVSIIPSNVNLAATEIELIGVDKKEYILRNEVDWVKEQYDFIIIDCPPSLNMLTINAMTTADSVLVPIQCEYYALEGLSQLIHTVNLVKERLNPELDIEGVVFTMYDSRTNLSMQVVENVKSHLNQRIYKTVIPRNIRLAEAPSYGTPINMYDPKSAGAEAYMLLAKEVVNRKDV, via the coding sequence ATGGGAAGAACAATTGCAATTGCTAATCAAAAAGGTGGGGTTGGTAAAACAACTACATCTATTAATCTATCTGCATCATTAGCAGATATGGGAAAAAAGGTATTAGTTATAGATACTGATCCACAGGGAAATACAACTAGTGGATTTGGTATTAACAAGAATGAATTAGAAAATACAGTTTATGAATTGATTTTAGGAGAATGTTCAATTCAAGAATGTATTATTAAAGATATTGTTCCGAGAGTATCTATTATACCATCTAATGTGAATCTTGCAGCGACGGAAATTGAATTGATTGGAGTGGATAAGAAAGAATATATTTTACGTAATGAAGTGGATTGGGTAAAAGAGCAATATGATTTTATAATTATTGATTGTCCACCATCTCTCAATATGTTAACGATTAATGCAATGACAACTGCTGATTCAGTATTGGTACCAATTCAATGTGAATATTATGCACTGGAAGGATTAAGTCAGCTAATACATACGGTGAATCTCGTGAAAGAACGATTGAATCCTGAGTTGGATATAGAGGGAGTTGTTTTTACAATGTACGATTCCAGAACAAATCTATCCATGCAGGTAGTTGAAAATGTTAAAAGCCATTTAAATCAGAGAATCTATAAAACTGTAATTCCAAGGAATATCCGTTTAGCAGAAGCCCCCAGTTATGGAACACCTATTAATATGTATGATCCAAAGTCAGCGGGTGCAGAAGCTTATATGTTACTTGCAAAAGAAGTAGTTAATAGAAAGGATGTATAG